The Drosophila mauritiana strain mau12 chromosome 2R, ASM438214v1, whole genome shotgun sequence genome has a segment encoding these proteins:
- the LOC117136844 gene encoding uncharacterized protein LOC117136844 isoform X2: MMKRTRVDEVQFGTRPVPQTSGGVGVGVVGVAGGGPTSGGGGTATVGVNTTGVTIGTVVPSAHNATISGIGSIHHRILTPQHGGAQTIAYLPSTTPTATNLKTTSSIVDSTTAGGPVGAGSQVAVGVGSAAGGGGVVVSTGSTGTQTLQYTTSYSVASIQAGGTLKANTADGANTVQIHVTGGGAANNPASAQTVSSSSQTGTIRQRTISGTQTVATAVGNLATISQQQPVQQSPLGKAQTPPSSVVANSIPVGGSTPPQGQSGNATPRLKVEDALSYLDQVKYQYADQPQIYNNFLDIMKEFKSHCIDTPGVIERVSTLFKGHTELIYGFNMFLPPGYKIEIHSDALGCSVPVVSMPSPPGAPTSTGTVHMLTGNSSMSGAGHIAIKTTNAATLTPATGAGAAAAAAAVAQIQSAGAVNLMTHGGASLTQTTIHALQQATPPQLQSPGGGHVHVSVTNSTTTNAVVPGQPGISVSAHNVPQNYSRDRERATITPTGQVAGAAANVNASASIVVGGPPTPNSLSELSPHGGAGGGPGAGAAQHNLHHIQQAHQSILLGETGQQNQPVEFNHAITYVNKIKNRFQNQPAKYKKFLEILHAYQKEQKVMKEGSLNQGKMLTEQEVYTQVAKLFGQDEDLLREFGQFLPDATNHQSGQYMSKSASVHNDHGKRPTATLSGGAHITMSSASPAPSGSPLHLGATTLPQIDNSAHAAAIGNLSAVNTSVSIKTYNNNQQQQNHVIGSGLNATRNDILFEKDYHAGLQQQAHQRGAGVGAHHHLAGTGAGANIGRPGVGASVMVSYDKEHRNNHHVQKYVGHVPNQNLTHGHNAKKSPSYGIPSVIGSMPHISDNSLDRSSPGISYATPPLSSGPHGQHNSGSATRRPGDDSLVGHYSSGAPPAKRPKPYCRDVSFSEASSKCTISDAAFFDKVRKALRSPEVYDNFLRCLTLFNQEIVSKTELLGLVSPFLMKFPDLLRWFTDFLGPPSGQPAGGLIDGMPLAATQRQGGGSSNSSHDRGSSHQSAAEYVQDVDLSSCKRLGASYCALPQATVPKKCSGRTALCREVLNDKWVSFPTWASEDSTFVTSRKTQFEETIYRTEDERFELDLVIEVNSATIRVLENLQKKMSRMSTEELSKFHLDDHLGGTSQTIHQRAIHRIYGDKSGEIITGMKKNPFVAVPIVLKRLKVKEEEWREAQKTFNKQWREQNEKYYLKSLDHQAINFKPNDMKALRSKSLFNEIETLYDERHDQEDDAMEPFGPHLVLPYKDKTILDDAANLLIHHVKRQTGIQKQEKQKIKQIIRQFVPDLFFAPRQPLSDDERDDAFPFLVDDNTKMDVDSPLGRTESSTRNAKSTPSESASPARSNASSSSGTPAGIKKETDDSKATTGSSAPASTSATPVDDATPSTSSAAAAASAASSTISGAEGKPKDDPLSSHKEEGAGSTSSGVATSPRQAQDTAGAGVDVEIKLEHPADFSNPKLLPPHAHGQREDESYTLFFANNNWYLFLRLHAILCDRLHVMYERARLLAIEEERCRVNRRESTATALRLKPKPEIQVEDYYPTFLDMLKNVLDGNMDSNTFEDTMREMFGIYAYISFTLDKVVSNAVRQLQYCVTERAALDCVELFATEQRRGCTGGFCRDAHKTFDREMSYQRKAESILNDENCFKVYIYKIDCRVTIELLDSEPEEVDKPAALKAQKFSKYVERLANPTLGGGGNTAGSNSALGNDTVVEASDIKTEADEDTAELRYREGGIGGARKARFLQRNKRRSKLLEEQVRQLFEHKRNRIEQHGTAAAVESIAVDSIISSSSTSGGGGSNNNNNNNNNNSWGGKRLERLGAPQVGLAEQYAFNDRDEISTNISNGRCFVTSKNLKLLKYDAVRRAKKSHCRVTQAKYAHFQTYVNKWLQQHVSEQLQQNCVDWLLGKTADQINASGWGSASKTKTVQQKDTSKTPYRIYNRYRVVQSVVSGLMSANAPTPDGSVPAVNSAPPGSVSTVNNVQGSATVSSTSHSMCNSSILSADSTTNTNASPQQQQHCNSAAAATTPNAEALQQVRPMES, encoded by the exons ATGATGAAACGCACCCGCGTAGACGAGGTGCAATTTGGCACACGACCCGTTCCTCAGACCTCAGGAGGTGTGGGCGTTGGTGTCGTCGGCGTAGCTGGAGGTGGGCCAACATCCGGCGGCGGTGGCACTGCTACTGTGGGCGTCAATACGACGGGCGTTACCATTGGTACCGTCGTGCCCAGTGCTCATAACGCCACCATCAGCGGGATCGGTTCCATTCACCATCGCATCCTTACTCCACAGCATGGAGGAGCACAGACCATTGCCTATTTGCCGTCCACCACGCCGACGGCTACGAATTTGAAGACCACAAGTTCGATTGTGGATAGCACTACCGCTGGAGGACCAGTAGGAGCAGGATCCCAGGTGGCCGTAGGAGTTGGGTCTGCAGCCGGCGGAGGAGGCGTGGTGGTCTCCACAGGGAGCACGGGAACGCAAACATTACAGTATACAACAT CTTATAGTGTGGCTTCGATACAGGCTGGTGGAACTCTGAAAGCCAACACAGCGGATGGCGCGAACACGGTACAGATTCATGTcacaggaggaggagctgcgaACAATCCTGCCAGTGCACAGACTGTATCCAGCAGCTCACAAACGGGCACAATCCGTCAGCGTACAATCAGCGGCACCCAGACAGTGGCCACTGCGGTGGGCAATCTAGCGACGATTTCCCAGCAACAACCAGTTCAACAGTCACCTTTGGGCAAGGCCCAAACTCCTCCATCGTCCGTGGTTGCCAACAGTATCCCAGTGGGTGGATCCACCCCACCACAAGGACAGTCGGGAAATGCCACGCCACGCTTAAAAGTGGAGGATGCGTTGAGCTACCTGGACCAAGTAAAGTACCAGTATGCAGACCAGCCGCAAATCTACAACAACTTCCTCGACATTATGAAGGAATTCAAGTCGCACTGCATCGACACACCCGGAGTGATTGAGCGAGTCTCCACACTCTTCAAGGGGCACACAGAGCTAATATACGGCTTCAACATGTTCTTGCCTCCGGGTTACAAGATCGAAATTCATTCGGATGCTCTTGGCTGTTCGGTGCCGGTGGTTTCGATGCCCTCACCACCGGGAGCGCCAACGAGCACAGGAACGGTGCACATGCTCACCGGAAATAGCTCGATGTCCGGTGCCGGACATATCGCCATCAAGACGACCAATGCTGCAACTTTAACACCGGCAacaggagctggagcagcggccgcagcagcagctgtgGCTCAGATTCAATCCGCTGGAGCTGTAAATCTTATGACCCACGGCGGAGCCTCGCTTACCCAGACCACTATTCATGCCTTGCAACAGGCGACGCCTCCTCAATTACAATCTCCAGGCGGTGGTCATGTCCACGTGAGTGTAACAAACTCTACGACCACAAACGCCGTAGTGCCCGGACAGCCAGGCATCTCCGTATCGGCGCACAATGTACCGCAGAACTACTCGAGAGATCGAGAAAGGGCCACCATAACACCTACTGGGCAAGTGGCTGGAGCTGCGGCAAACGTGAATGCGTCTGCTAGTATAGTTGTCGGTGGACCTCCAACGCCCAATTCTCTAAGTGAGCTTAGCCCTCacggaggagcaggaggtggGCCAGGTGCGGGAGCGGCGCAGCACAATCTGCATCACATCCAGCAGGCGCATCAATCGATTTTGCTTGGGGAGACGGGACAGCAGAATCAGCCGGTGGAGTTCAATCACGCCATAACCTATGTAAATAAGATCAAG AATCGTTTCCAAAACCAGCCGGCCAAGTACAAGAAATTCCTCGAAATTCTGCACGCCTATCAGAAGGAGCAAAAGGTGATGAAGGAGGGCAGCCTGAACCAGGGTAAAATGCTCACCGAACAGGAGGTGTACACGCAAGTGGCTAAGCTTTTTGGCCAGGATGAGGATTTGCTTAGAGAGTTTGGCCAGTTTCTTCCTGATGCCACCAACCACCAGTCCGGACAGTACATGTCCAAGTCAGCGTCTGTGCACAATGATCATGGCAAGCGTCCCACGGCTACTTTGAGCGGTGGAGCTCACATAACCATGTCGTCTGCTTCGCCAGCGCCAAGTGGATCCCCTCTGCATTTGGGTGCAACGACTCTTCCGCAGATCGACAATAGCGCCCATGCAGCGGCTATAGGAAACCTTTCGGCGGTGAACACCAGTGTCAGCATTAAGACGTACAATAAtaatcagcaacagcagaatCATGTGATCGGTTCAGGCCTGAATGCGACGCGGAACGATATTCTCTTTGAGAAGGACTATCACGCGGGTCTGCAGCAGCAAGCGCATCAGCGAGGAGCTGGAGTTGGAGCCCATCATCATTTGGCCGGAACTGGAGCGGGCGCCAATATCGGGCGGCCTGGAGTGGGAGCCAGCGTGATGGTGTCGTACGATAAGGAGCATCGAAATAATCATCATGTGCAAAAGTACGTTGGCCACGTGCCAAACCAGAATCTAACGCATGGTCATAACGCAAAGAAATCGCCAAGTTATGGCATCCCTTCGGTGATTGGTTCCATGCCGCACATTTCGGACAATTCCCTCGACCGCAGTTCGCCGGGAATTAGTTACGCCACGCCACCATTGTCCTCTGGTCCACATGGACAGCATAACTCTGGCTCAGCTACGAGGAGACCGGGTGATGACAGTTTAGTCGGACACTATTCTAGTGGAGCGCCGCCTGCTAAGCGACCGAAGCCTTATTGTCGCGATGTCAGTTTTTCCGAAGCATCGAGCAAGTGCACCATCTCCGACGCCGCGTTCTTTGACAAGGTGCGGAAGGCGTTGAGAAGTCCAGAGGTCTACGACAACTTCCTGCGATGCCTGACCCTTTTTAACCAGGAAATTGTCTCCAAAACGGAACTCCTTGGTCTGGTATCACCGTTCTTGATGAAGTTCCCCGACCTGCTGAGATGGTTCACCGACTTTCTGGGACCGCCCTCTGGTCAACCTGCTGGAGGATTAATTGACGGCATGCCCTTAGCCGCAACGCAACGTCAGGGAGGTGGAAGCAGTAATAGTTCTCATGATCGAGGTAGCAGTCACCAGAGTGCCGCCGAGTACGTCCAGGATGTGGATCTGTCTTCGTGCAAGCGGCTGGGTGCATCCTATTGTGCTTTGCCGCAGGCCACAGTACCTAAGAAGTGCAGCGGACGGACGGCTCTCTGCCGGGAAGTGCTCAACGACAAATGGGTATCGTTCCCGACGTGGGCCAGCGAGGACTCCACTTTTGTTACATCGCGAAAAACTCAGTTCGAGGAGACAATTTACCG AACGGAGGACGAGCGATTCGAGCTGGACCTGGTCATCGAGGTTAATAGTGCCACGATTCGGGTGCTGGAGAACTTACAGAAGAAAATGTCACGAATGTCCACCGAAGAATTGAGCAAATTCCATCTGGACGATCATCTGGGCGGCACATCCCAAACGATACACCAGCGGGCCATTCATCGCATCTACGGCGACAAGTCGGGAGAGATAATCACGGGAATGAAGAAAAATCCGTTTGTGGCGGTGCCTATTGTACTGAAGCGACTGAAAgtcaaggaggaggagtggcGAGAAGCACAAAAG aCCTTCAATAAGCAATGGCGGGAACAGAACGAGAAGTACTACCTCAAGTCTCTCGATCACCAGGCCATCAACTTCAAGCCCAACGACATGAAAGCCCTGCGCTCAAAGAGTCTGTTTAACGAAATCGAGACGCTGTACGATGAGCGGCACGACCAAGAGGACGACGCCATGGAACCGTTTGGGCCGCATCTGGTGCTGCCCTACAAGGACAAAACCATTCTGGACGATGCCGCCAACCTGCTGATTCATCATGTGAAGCGCCAGACTGGCATCCAGAAGCAGGAGAAGCAAAAGATTAAGCAGATCATCCGACAATTCGTGCCTGACCTTTTCTTCGCGCCACGACAGCCACTAAGCGACGACGAACGCGATGACG CCTTTCCATTTTTGGTAGATGACAATACGAAAATGGACGTGGACTCGCCACTGGGTCGCACGGAGTCTTCGACTCGAAATGCCAAGAGTACGCCCAGTGAAAGTGCCTCTCCAGCGCGTAGCAATGCAAGCAGTAGCAGCGGAACACCAGCGGGCATTAAGAAAGAGACTGATGACTCCAAAGCGACGACTGGATCTTCTGCACCAGCGTCCACGTCAGCGACGCCTGTGGACGATGCAACGCCATCAACATCctcagcagcggcggcagcatcAGCGGCATCGTCAACTATTTCAGGAGCCGAAGGCAAGCCAAAGGATGACCCCCTTTCGTCGCACAAAGAAGAAGGAGCAGGTAGCACCAGCTCTGGAGTTGCCACGAGTCCCAGGCAAGCCCAAGACACTGCAGGAGCAGGCGTCGATGTGGAAATCAAACTGGAACATCCTGCGGACTTTTCCAATCCAAAGCTTCTACCACCGCACGCGCACGGGCAACGTGAA GACGAATCCTACACGCTGTTCTTCGCTAACAACAATTGGTATTTATTCCTGCGGCTACATGCGATTCTCTGCGACCGTCTGCATGTTATGTATGAACGAGCGCGTTTGCTGGCCATCGAGGAGGAGCGCTGTAGGGTGAATCGAAGGGAGAGCACAGCCACTGCGCTGCGGCTAAAGCCCAAGCCGGAGATTCAAGTTGAAGACTACTACCCCACCTTCCTTGATATGCTCAAGAACGTCCTAGACGGCAACATGGACTCGAATACGTTCGAGGACACGATGCGAGAAATGTTTGGCATTTATGCCTACATCTCTTTCACGCTGGATAAG GTTGTGTCCAATGCTGTTCGCCAGCTGCAATATTGTGTCACGGAACGAGCCGCACTGGATTGTGTGGAGCTGTTTGCAACGGAGCAAAGGCGTGGCTGCACTGGCGGATTCTGTCGAGATGCGCACAAGACATTTGACAGGGAGATGTCGTATCAGCGGAAAGCGGAGAGCATTCTCAACGATGAGAATTGCTTCAAAGTGTACATT TATAAAATCGATTGCCGAGTAACCATAGAGCTGCTTGATTCGGAGCCCGAGGAAGTCGATAAGCCGGCTGCGTTGAAGGCCCAGAAGTTCAGCAAGTATGTGGAGCGGTTGGCGAATCCTACGCTCGGCGGTGGTGGCAATACTGCCGGCTCCAATTCGGCGCTCGGCAATGACACCGTTGTAGAGGCGTCCGATATCAAGACGGAGGCGGACGAAGATACTGCCGAG TTGCGCTACAGAGAAGGTGGAATCGGAGGAGCACGCAAAGCGCGCTTTTTGCAGCGCAACAAGCGGAGATCGAAGCTTCTTGAGGAGCAAGTGCGTCAGTTGTTTGAACATAAGCGGAATCGCATTGAGCAGCATGGTACTGCGGCCGCAGTTGAATCCATCGCCGTCGACAGTATCATTTCAAGCAGCAGCACCTCCGGCGGTGGAGGCagtaataacaataataataataataacaataacagctGGGGCGGCAAACGTCTGGAGAGGCTGGGCGCCCCACAAGTGGGTCTGGCCGAGCAGTACGCCTTCAATGATCGCGACGAGATCAGCACAAATATCAGCAACGGGCGATGTTTTGTGACCAGCAAGAATCTCAAGCTACTTAAGTACGATGCAGTGCGTCGTGCCAAGAAG aGTCATTGCCGCGTAACTCAGGCAAAATACGCTCACTTCCAAACGTACGTTAACAAGTGGCTTCAGCAACATGTCAGCGAGCAACTGCAACAGAACTGCGTCGACTGGCTGCTGGGCAAGACGGCAGACCAAATCAATGCCAGCGGCTGGGGATCCGCCAGTAAAACCAAGACGGTACAGCAGAAGGATACTTCGAAGACACCATATCGCATCTACAACAGATACAGAGTGGTGCAGAGTGTAGTGAGCGGTTTGATGAGTGCCAATGCTCCAACTCCAGATGGGTCAGTTCCGGCGGTCAACTCCGCGCCACCAGGATCAGTTTCAACGGTGAACAATGTGCAGGGATCGGCGACAGTATCCTCGACTTCCCACTCGATGTGCAACAGTAGCATTTTGTCCGCGGACTCCACCACCAATACCAATGCGTcaccacagcagcagcagcattgcAATAGTGCAGCAGCTGCGACAACACCGAATGCAGAGGcactgcaacaggtgcgaccCATGGAGAGCTAA